In Pleurocapsa sp. PCC 7319, the following are encoded in one genomic region:
- a CDS encoding sulfotransferase — protein MLKSQYKQAKNRVTQISDLCQYYFYDLFKSEDLFKSIEKYCMFVGYTRSGHSLVGSLLDAHPNIIIGHELNALQLFEKSVNYQKIYYLLLQNSQRKATQGRQETGYSYQVPHQWQGKFQTLKVIGDKRGSATNFIIRTNPKILDVLPNRLNVPIKFIHVVRNPFDNITTMITRKKANLEYGINSYFTKCKTVAYLKTQIDTKDILDVRHESLIDNPQAILSQVCKFLEVETSQKYLDDCASIVFKSPKKTRFTYQWDDKSIELVKNQIEQYEFLQGYSYDD, from the coding sequence ATGCTAAAATCTCAGTATAAGCAAGCTAAAAATAGAGTTACACAAATTAGTGATCTCTGCCAATATTATTTTTATGACTTATTCAAAAGTGAAGATTTATTTAAATCTATAGAAAAGTATTGTATGTTTGTTGGCTATACTAGGAGCGGACATAGTTTAGTTGGTTCACTGCTAGATGCCCATCCCAATATAATTATTGGACACGAACTGAATGCTCTTCAGCTTTTTGAAAAGAGTGTTAATTATCAGAAAATTTACTATTTATTGCTTCAAAATTCGCAGCGAAAAGCAACCCAGGGACGACAAGAAACCGGTTATTCTTATCAAGTTCCTCATCAATGGCAAGGAAAGTTTCAAACCTTAAAAGTTATTGGTGATAAAAGAGGAAGTGCAACTAACTTTATTATTCGTACTAATCCTAAAATTTTAGATGTCTTACCAAATAGACTTAATGTTCCTATTAAATTTATCCATGTAGTCAGAAATCCCTTTGACAATATTACAACCATGATTACTCGTAAAAAAGCTAATTTGGAATATGGGATAAATTCGTACTTTACTAAGTGTAAAACTGTTGCTTACCTAAAAACACAAATAGATACAAAAGATATTTTAGATGTTCGGCACGAATCATTAATTGATAATCCACAAGCTATTTTAAGTCAAGTTTGTAAATTTTTGGAAGTTGAGACCAGTCAAAAATATCTAGATGACTGTGCCAGTATTGTTTTTAAATCACCTAAGAAAACTCGATTTACTTATCAGTGGGACGATAAATCAATTGAGTTGGTCAAAAATCAAATAGAGCAATATGAATTTTTGCAAGGATATTCTTATGATGATTAA